A section of the Hevea brasiliensis isolate MT/VB/25A 57/8 chromosome 17, ASM3005281v1, whole genome shotgun sequence genome encodes:
- the LOC110639894 gene encoding putative disease resistance protein At3g14460 encodes MGGIGKTTLAQLVFNDVTLEFDVKAWVSVGEDFCVFRMTKTILQSIGEDVSTKDLNLLQVRLMENLSGKKFFIVLDDVWNESYEDWTVFYGPLEAGALGSKIIVTTRNQGVSSMMGTVPTYTLKELSYNDCRSVFTEHALGTKEFDAQLNLEEIGEQIVKRCQGLPMAAKALGGLLRGKPYRDVWANVLNSKLWDLPKQNSILPALRLSYLHLSSHLKRCFTYCAIFPKNFEFDKNEMVLLWMAEGFLQQPKERKPTKDLGHEYFDDLLSRSFFQRSGGSKPRYVMHHLVSDLAQSITGEICYNLDDALEGAKSYAKVRHSSFTCHYYDNKPRFEVIGKMRSLRTFLAVPIFSSPYHLHYLSGSVLYDIVPELKLLRVLSLTGYNLVELPNSIGTLKLLRYLNLSYTNIRKLPESLSELFNLQTLRLRRCMRLVRLPEGIGNLINLQYLDITDTIDLQEMPPHMGNLTNLCMLSKFIVGTGIGYGIIELMKLSHLQGQLHISGLQNVASIIEADLAHLKEKKGLDELKLEWFDDFEGLRNERDELQVLNSLQPHQDLASLSIRSYGGTKFPLWLGDPIYSNMVHLQLHNCQKITLLPPLGQLPLLRDLSLVGMAGIKEVGIEFCGDGSPFSTTFASLETLNIENMSCWEQWSWFNVPNEEDALNFPNLRELTVRNCPNLVGKLPTFLPSLGKLKIQHCPQLAKLPEMLPSLSELNIENCQEMILRSLPDLTCLMTLKIKRISGLISLLPFIHAFEALEDLKIADCSELMYLWQAGTHTEKLACLKNLEIFYCEKLVSLLEEEGGNLPHNLEGLSIKVCHNLKNLPTGLHSLAALKDLRIYGCSNLVSLPATSLPHNLEVLRIKYCDNLDNLPNGLQSLTSLKDLHISSCPKLVSFPATGLPYSLKNLEIRNCECLKSLPNGVMEDNNYSNETSQLERFDIEGCLSLSSFSTGKFSDSLKSLSIRNCPTQLLRSLGNGLSHLTELLIIDCPELESFPLMGLSIPTLINFRIYSCENFRCLPNQMQNLVSLQSLEIYDCHGLVSFPEEGLSPNLTRLMIWDCQKLTQPISQWGLHRLTFLKELTVRNTCPSTDLEVSFPDEDGLLLPISLTDLCICGFKNLKSISRGLQSLISLQTLCIDSCPKLQSLPMEGLPARLGSLDIRSCPLLKDQCLKGKGDYWPIISHIPRLDIR; translated from the coding sequence ATGGGAGGCATCGGAAAGACAACTCTTGCTCAGCTAGTCTTCAATGATGTCACATTGGAATTTGATGTGAAAGCCTGGGTTTCTGTTGGAGAAGATTTTTGTGTTTTTAGAATGACAAAAACAATTCTACAGTCGATTGGGGAAGACGTAAGTACCAAAGATCTAAATTTGCTTCAGGTGAGATTGATGGAGAATTTATCTGGAAAGAAATTttttattgttcttgatgatGTTTGGAATGAGAGCTATGAAGATTGGACTGTCTTCTATGGTCCTTTGGAAGCAGGGGCACTAGGAAGCAAAATTATTGTTACAACTCGCAATCAAGGGGTTTCATCAATGATGGGTACTGTTCCCACTTACACATTAAAGGAGCTTTCATATAATGATTGCAGGTCTGTGTTTACTGAACATGCTCTGGGAACCAAAGAGTTTGATGCACAATTAAATTTGGAAGAAATAGGTGAGCAAATTGTTAAAAGGTGCCAAGGGTTGCCTATGGCAGCTAAAGCCCTTGGGGGACTCTTGCGAGGTAAACCATATCGTGATGTGTGGGCAAATGTGTTGAATAGCAAGTTATGGGACTTACCCAAGCAGAACAGTATTCTTCCTGCTTTGAGATTGAGTTATCTTCATCTTTCTTCTCATTTAAAGCGATGCTTTACTTACTGTGCAATTTTTCCAAAAAACTTTGAATTTGATAAGAATGAAATGGTTTTACTGTGGATGGCAGAGGGATTTTTACAGCAACCAAAGGAAAGGAAGCCGACAAAAGACTTGGGTCATGAATATTTTGATGATTTATTGTCAAGATCATTTTTTCAACGAAGTGGTGGAAGCAAACCACGATATGTAATGCATCACCTAGTGAGTGATCTTGCTCAATCAATTACTGGAGAAATATGTTATAATTTGGATGATGCATTGGAGGGTGCTAAATCATATGCAAAGGTTCGTCATTCATCTTTCACTTGTCACTATTATGACAACAAACCAAGATTTGAAGTCATTGGCAAAATGAGAAGTTTGCGGACATTTTTAGCAGTGCCCATTTTTTCATCACCGTATCATTTGCATTACTTATCTGGCAGTGTGCTATATGACATAGTGCCAGAATTGAAACTCTTAAGGGTACTTTCACTTACTGGTTATAATTTAGTAGAGCTACCAAATTCTATTGGCACCTTGAAGCTCTTACGGTACCTCAACTTGTCTTATACTAATATTAGAAAGTTACCAGAATCATTGAGTGAACTCTTCAACTTGCAGACATTAAGATTACGAAGGTGTATGAGACTTGTTAGGTTGCCAGAAGGCATCGGCAACTTGATCAACTTGCAGTACCTTGATATCACTGATACAATTGACTTGCAAGAGATGCCACCTCACATGGGTAATTTGACAAATCTCTGCATGTTATCAAAGTTTATTGTGGGAACAGGCATTGGATATGGGATTATAGAGTTGATGAAACTTTCTCATCTACAAGGACAACTTCATATCTCTGGATTGCAGAATGTAGCAAGTATTATAGAAGCAGATCTTGCTCATTTAAAGGAGAAGAAGGGGCTTGATGAATTGAAGCTGGAATGGTTTGATGATTTCGAAGGTTTGCGAAACGAGAGGGATGAATTGCAGGTCCTCAACTCACTGCAACCTCATCAAGATCTAGCAAGCCTTTCAATTAGATCATATGGTGGTACTAAATTTCCTTTATGGTTGGGGGATCCCATATACAGTAATATGGTGCACCTGCAGCTTCATAATTGTCAAAAAATTACATTACTTCCACCACTTGGACAACTACCTTTACTTAGAGATTTAAGCTTGGTAGGCATGGCTGGGATAAAAGAAGTGGGTATTGAGTTTTGTGGGGATGGTTCACCCTTTTCTACGACTTTTGCGTCTTTGGAAACTCTGAACATTGAGAACATGTCATGCTGGGAGCAATGGTCCTGGTTTAATGTTCCCAATGAAGAGGATGCATTGAATTTTCCTAATCTGCGGGAGCTTACAGTGAGAAATTGTCCTAACTTGGTTGGAAAATTGCCCACCTTCCTTCCTTCCCTGGGAAAACTAAAGATTCAACATTGCCCACAATTAGCAAAATTACCTGAAATGCTACCCTCTCTCTCTGAATTGAACATTGAAAACTGCCAAGAGATGATTCTCAGAAGTTTGCCTGATCTTACCTGCCTCATGaccttaaaaattaaaagaatttcagGCCTCATAAGTTTACTTCCCTTCATACATGCCTTCGAGGCACTTGAAGATTTGAAGATTGCAGATTGCAGTGAACTGATGTACTTGTGGCAAGCTGGAACTCATACAGAGAAACTAGCTTGTCTAAAGAACTTAGAGATCTTTTACTGTGAGAAGCTTGTTTCATTATTAGAGGAAGAGGGAGGAAATTTGCCTCATAATCTTGAAGGGCTGAGCATTAAAGTCTGTCATAATTTGAAGAATCTACCCACTGGGCTACACAGCCTCGCAGCCCTTAAGGATCTGAGAATCTATGGTTGTTCAAATCTAGTTTCCCTTCCAGCAACAAGTTTGCCTCATAATCTTGAAGTTCTGAGAATAAAATATTGTGACAACCTAGATAATCTGCCAAATGGGTTGCAGAGCCTCACATCTCTTAAAGATCTGCATATCAGCAGTTGTCCCAAACTCGTGTCCTTCCCAGCAACAGGTTTGCCATATAGCCTTAAAAATCTTGAGATTAGAAATTGTGAATGTCTGAAATCCTTGCCTAATGGAGTCATGGAAGACAATAATTACAGCAATGAGACATCTCAGCTTGAGAGGTTTGATATTGAAGGATGCTTGTCTCTCTCATCCTTCTCAACTGGCAAGTTTTCTGATTCTCTCAAGTCTCTTTCTATACGCAATTGCCCGACACAATTGTTAAGGTCTTTAGGCAATGGGCTTTCGCATCTCACTGAGCTGTTAATAATAGATTGTCCTGAGTTAGAGTCATTTCCACTAATGGGATTGTCTATCCCAACTCTTATCAATTTCAGAATCTATAGCTGTGAGAATTTTAGGTGCCTGCCAAATCAGATGCAGAACCTTGTGTCTCTTCAGTCCTTAGAGATATACGATTGCCATGGTCTGGTGTCATTTCCAGAAGAGGGTTTGTCTCCAAATCTAACTAGACTCATGATCTGGGATTGCCAGAAGTTGACACAGCCAATATCACAATGGGGACTCCATAGACTCACCTTTCTTAAAGAATTGACAGTTCGCAATACATGTCCTAGCACAGATTTGGAAGTTTCCTTTCCTGATGAAGATGGGTTACTACTGCCCATTTCACTAACAGACCTTTGCATCTGTGGATTCAAGAATCTAAAATCTATATCTAGAGGCCTCCAAAGCCTCATTTCTCTTCAAACTTTATGTATTGATAGCTGTCCTAAACTCCAGTCTTTGCCCATGGAGGGCCTCCCTGCCAGGCTTGGATCACTAGACATCAGATCATGCCCTCTTCTCAAGGATCAATGCTTAAAAGGAAAAGGAGACTATTGGCCCATCATTTCCCATATTCCTCGCCTTGATATCAGATAA